A genomic segment from Truepera sp. encodes:
- a CDS encoding ABC transporter substrate-binding protein: MNPFYKLDPFGRRISRRSFMKFMGVAAAAAAAGPSILRAQGQSGTLRILQWSHFVPSYDTWFDAYAKEWGAANGVNVVVDHINLADLSTTVAAEISAGSGHDLIEIVGAEAGQFEPSLLDLTDVNQEASSRLGGELDLSKHYSYNPVTDKYFGVCIGWTIDPANYRGSLWEKAGMPAGPTTWEDLVTIGGKIRDEQGVQLGIGLAQELDSNMAHRAILYSFDSMLQDENSNIVIDQGDVFTNAVAAVNYMKRLYEAAMTPEVFAWNAASNNQALIAGRASYILNSISAYRSAQADVPDIAKDVFFGPALHGPNGSAWSNAHVIYNYIVPQHSKNVDAAKQFIVDLAENYDQAMYASKLYNSPSFFNSPITGNGDYPAVAGAKTFADLHEAWFDDDPFRLEGEAKGKLKPLKNAVEWTTNVGRPGYTSPAVAEVFNTFVIPNMFARAVRGDQSTEDSIRTAAGEARKIFDAWRARGLI; this comes from the coding sequence ATGAACCCGTTCTACAAGCTGGATCCTTTCGGGAGGCGCATCTCGCGCAGGTCGTTCATGAAGTTCATGGGCGTGGCCGCCGCCGCGGCCGCGGCCGGACCCTCCATCCTCAGGGCTCAAGGGCAGTCGGGAACGCTGCGCATCCTCCAGTGGAGCCACTTCGTGCCGAGTTACGACACGTGGTTCGATGCCTACGCCAAGGAGTGGGGCGCCGCCAACGGCGTCAACGTCGTCGTCGACCACATCAACCTGGCCGACCTTTCCACCACGGTGGCGGCGGAAATCTCGGCCGGTAGCGGTCACGACCTCATCGAGATCGTCGGCGCCGAGGCCGGGCAGTTCGAACCGAGCCTCCTCGACCTCACCGACGTCAATCAGGAAGCCAGCAGCCGCCTCGGCGGGGAACTGGACCTCTCCAAGCACTACTCGTATAACCCCGTCACCGACAAGTACTTCGGGGTCTGCATCGGCTGGACCATCGACCCCGCGAACTACCGCGGCAGCCTGTGGGAGAAGGCGGGCATGCCGGCAGGCCCGACCACCTGGGAAGACCTGGTGACGATCGGCGGCAAGATCCGCGACGAACAGGGCGTGCAGCTCGGGATCGGCTTGGCGCAGGAGCTCGACTCCAACATGGCGCACCGCGCCATCCTCTACTCGTTCGACAGCATGTTGCAAGACGAGAACAGCAACATCGTGATCGACCAGGGTGACGTGTTCACGAACGCCGTGGCGGCCGTCAACTACATGAAACGGCTGTACGAGGCGGCAATGACGCCCGAGGTCTTCGCGTGGAACGCGGCCTCGAACAACCAGGCGCTCATCGCTGGCCGCGCTTCTTACATCCTGAACTCCATCTCGGCCTACCGCTCGGCGCAGGCGGACGTGCCGGACATCGCCAAGGACGTCTTCTTCGGACCCGCCCTGCACGGCCCGAACGGCAGCGCCTGGAGCAACGCGCACGTCATCTACAACTACATCGTGCCGCAGCACTCCAAGAACGTCGACGCCGCCAAGCAGTTCATCGTCGACCTCGCCGAGAACTACGACCAGGCCATGTACGCCAGCAAGCTCTACAACTCGCCCAGCTTCTTCAACTCGCCCATCACGGGCAACGGCGACTACCCGGCGGTGGCGGGCGCCAAGACGTTCGCCGATCTGCACGAGGCGTGGTTCGACGACGACCCGTTCCGCCTCGAGGGCGAGGCCAAGGGCAAGCTCAAGCCGCTCAAGAACGCCGTCGAATGGACGACCAACGTGGGCCGGCCCGGTTACACCAGCCCCGCCGTGGCCGAGGTGTTCAACACGTTCGTCATCCCCAACATGTTCGCGCGCGCCGTTCGCGGCGACCAGAGCACCGAGGACTCCATCCGCACCGCCGCGGGAGAGGCACGCAAGATCTTCGACGCCTGGCGCGCTCGGGGGCTGATCTGA
- a CDS encoding polysaccharide deacetylase family protein, with the protein MSAMLDVEDAGQTPTLKVTTAEPGIRHDQPNGALVVSLDFELAWGVHDSAGSEGAYRGNLLGARDVVPRLLDLFVEFDVHATWATVGYLFAHSREELEHYAPESKPAYRNPALDPYRIQVGRGEKDDPLHFAPSLIQLIASAPGQEIASHTFSHYYCLAEGQSIAEFAADLRAAQAIGRAHGYALKSLVVPRRQNRVDYLPAIAAAGFTAYRSNEANWLNSPPLAATRNVVVRGLRMLDSYAPIYGATQVPWATTAPDANGLVDVRESRFLRPVSSRLARLEGLRFNRLANAMRKAARTGTLFHLWWHPHNFGARPDENLSRLRSLLELREELRLTHGFEAYSMAEVDYLARQAHFNVGAPARGAGPKSAEPRPAYRTDKDDHKAAL; encoded by the coding sequence ATGTCCGCAATGTTGGACGTAGAGGACGCGGGTCAGACGCCGACCTTGAAAGTAACCACGGCCGAGCCGGGAATTCGGCATGACCAACCTAACGGTGCTTTGGTCGTGTCCCTGGATTTCGAGCTAGCGTGGGGCGTTCACGACTCGGCCGGTTCTGAAGGCGCCTATCGCGGGAACCTTCTGGGAGCTCGCGACGTAGTTCCCCGCCTGCTCGATCTCTTCGTGGAGTTCGACGTGCACGCTACCTGGGCGACCGTGGGGTACCTGTTCGCGCATTCACGCGAGGAACTCGAACATTACGCTCCAGAGTCGAAACCCGCCTACCGCAACCCGGCTCTGGACCCCTACCGGATCCAGGTCGGCAGGGGTGAGAAGGACGACCCCCTACACTTCGCGCCCAGCCTCATCCAGCTCATCGCTAGCGCTCCCGGGCAGGAGATCGCCAGCCATACGTTCTCGCACTACTACTGCCTTGCGGAAGGCCAGTCGATCGCCGAGTTCGCGGCCGACCTTCGCGCCGCCCAGGCCATAGGACGGGCGCATGGCTATGCCCTGAAGTCGCTGGTGGTGCCGCGCCGCCAGAACCGCGTCGACTACCTACCTGCCATCGCCGCGGCGGGGTTCACCGCTTACAGATCCAACGAGGCCAACTGGTTGAACAGCCCTCCCTTGGCTGCTACCCGCAACGTCGTGGTGCGCGGCTTAAGGATGCTGGACTCGTACGCTCCGATTTATGGCGCTACCCAAGTTCCATGGGCAACGACCGCACCAGATGCCAACGGCCTTGTCGACGTTCGTGAAAGCCGCTTCCTGCGGCCGGTGTCGTCGCGCCTCGCGCGCTTGGAGGGGCTCCGGTTCAACCGCCTGGCCAACGCAATGCGCAAGGCTGCGCGCACGGGGACGCTCTTTCACCTGTGGTGGCATCCGCACAACTTCGGCGCCAGGCCGGATGAGAACTTGAGCCGCCTGCGCAGTCTGTTGGAGTTACGCGAGGAGCTTCGGTTGACGCACGGATTCGAGGCGTACTCCATGGCCGAGGTCGACTACCTTGCAAGGCAGGCTCACTTCAACGTCGGTGCGCCGGCGCGAGGGGCCGGGCCCAAGTCGGCGGAGCCGCGACCGGCTTACAGAACCGACAAGGACGACCACAAGGCGGCCCTTTGA
- a CDS encoding ABC transporter ATP-binding protein, producing the protein MATLEVKALHTHFGSVHAVDGVDLAVKDGEFLVLLGASGSGKTTLMRTIAGLEKLTSGDVLIGGQVVNDLPPNARNIAMVFQSYALYPHKTVGKNISFPLEAVGMKRPAIQQKVEWAAGLFGIGHLLQRKPRMLSGGERQRVALARALVREPNLFLLDEPLSNLDAKLRHLARHELKKLHQRVGITTIYVTHDQVEAMGLGERVAVMNHGKIEQIGTPSDIYREPGNTFVARFMGSPAMNLIRVGSEVIGFHPENFLPAKEFGADAGARRFKFYVTGLEDLGADILLYGLVPNAEEVPQELGEHAAPAPVTLPEGPRGANVIAKLPARLAGHIEVGVQHDFFVQPGLVKSFDPVSGHRVDAATAA; encoded by the coding sequence GTGGCGACCCTCGAGGTCAAGGCGCTACACACGCACTTCGGTAGCGTGCACGCCGTCGACGGGGTGGACCTCGCGGTGAAAGACGGCGAGTTCCTCGTCCTGCTGGGCGCCTCCGGGTCGGGAAAGACGACCCTCATGCGCACCATCGCGGGGCTCGAGAAGCTCACGTCGGGCGACGTGCTGATCGGGGGGCAGGTCGTCAATGACCTGCCCCCCAACGCGCGCAACATCGCCATGGTGTTCCAGAGTTACGCCCTCTACCCGCACAAGACCGTCGGCAAGAACATCTCCTTCCCGCTCGAGGCGGTCGGGATGAAGCGCCCGGCCATCCAACAGAAGGTGGAGTGGGCGGCGGGCCTCTTCGGCATCGGCCACCTGCTGCAGCGCAAGCCCCGCATGCTTTCGGGCGGCGAGCGGCAGCGTGTGGCACTCGCCCGCGCCCTCGTGCGCGAACCGAACCTCTTCCTGCTCGACGAGCCCCTCTCCAACCTCGACGCCAAGCTGCGCCACTTAGCGAGGCACGAGCTCAAGAAGCTCCACCAGCGCGTGGGGATAACCACCATCTACGTCACGCACGACCAGGTCGAGGCCATGGGCCTGGGCGAGCGCGTGGCGGTCATGAACCACGGCAAGATAGAGCAGATCGGCACCCCGAGCGACATCTACCGCGAACCCGGCAACACGTTCGTGGCGCGCTTCATGGGCTCGCCGGCCATGAACCTGATACGCGTGGGCAGCGAGGTGATCGGCTTTCACCCCGAGAACTTCCTGCCCGCCAAGGAGTTCGGGGCCGACGCGGGCGCGAGGCGCTTCAAGTTCTACGTCACGGGGCTGGAGGACTTAGGTGCCGACATCCTGCTTTACGGCCTGGTGCCCAACGCGGAGGAGGTGCCGCAGGAGCTAGGCGAACACGCGGCTCCCGCGCCGGTCACCCTCCCCGAGGGCCCGCGGGGCGCCAACGTGATCGCCAAACTGCCCGCGCGCCTCGCCGGGCACATCGAGGTGGGCGTGCAGCACGACTTCTTCGTGCAACCCGGGCTGGTCAAGTCGTTCGACCCGGTCAGCGGTCACCGCGTAGACGCCGCCACCGCCGCATGA
- a CDS encoding DNA-3-methyladenine glycosylase I has product MPTKTAPPTSTVAAPPKGTALAEDGGARPAWAASDPLMRAYFDSEWGVPVRGERELFEALSLEVFQAGLSWSTVLRKREAFRAAFEGFDPEAVARFGPAEVEVLMQDEGIVRNRRKIESTIQNARATLELRPAGGLARLVWSFEPHGPAAMAAARAGGPSPESTALAKELRAKGFAFVGPTTMHAFMEAVGVIDAHPLGRVR; this is encoded by the coding sequence ATGCCCACCAAGACCGCTCCACCCACAAGCACGGTGGCCGCTCCACCCAAGGGCACGGCCCTGGCCGAGGATGGCGGCGCCCGTCCCGCCTGGGCAGCGTCCGACCCGCTCATGCGCGCCTACTTCGACTCGGAATGGGGCGTACCCGTGAGGGGTGAGCGCGAGCTCTTCGAAGCCCTCAGCCTCGAAGTCTTCCAGGCGGGCCTGTCGTGGAGCACCGTGCTGCGCAAGCGCGAGGCGTTCAGAGCGGCGTTCGAGGGGTTCGACCCGGAGGCCGTTGCCCGCTTCGGCCCTGCCGAGGTCGAGGTGCTCATGCAAGACGAGGGCATCGTCCGTAACCGCCGCAAGATCGAGTCGACGATCCAGAACGCGCGCGCGACGTTGGAGTTGCGGCCGGCCGGCGGCCTGGCGCGGCTCGTCTGGTCGTTCGAACCCCACGGCCCCGCCGCCATGGCGGCTGCGCGCGCCGGCGGTCCCTCGCCCGAGTCCACGGCCCTCGCCAAGGAGCTGCGTGCCAAGGGCTTCGCGTTCGTGGGGCCGACCACCATGCACGCGTTCATGGAGGCAGTGGGGGTGATAGACGCGCATCCGCTGGGGCGGGTGCGGTGA
- a CDS encoding sugar transferase → MVDKSGRQPMVATSFLKRAFDVVVATIALVVFSPVLLVVAMLVRRRIGSPVLFRQTRPGLNGKPFEILKFRTMTNETDGYGQLLPDEDRLPRFGSLLRSTSLDELPELINVIRGEMSLVGPRPLVMRYLPRYTPEQARRHLARPGITGLAQVRGRNALSWEERFALDVDYVDEWSFWLDLRILVWTVGAVIKREGISTEGHATAPEFMGTEDSAGKE, encoded by the coding sequence GTGGTTGACAAGTCAGGGCGCCAACCGATGGTCGCCACTTCTTTCTTGAAGCGCGCGTTCGATGTCGTCGTGGCGACCATCGCACTGGTGGTGTTCTCGCCCGTGCTGTTGGTCGTGGCCATGCTCGTGCGGCGGCGCATCGGCTCACCGGTCCTGTTCCGGCAAACCCGGCCAGGCCTGAACGGCAAGCCCTTCGAGATCCTAAAGTTCCGGACCATGACCAACGAGACCGACGGCTATGGCCAACTCTTGCCCGACGAGGACCGCCTGCCGCGTTTCGGAAGTCTGCTCAGAAGCACGAGCCTCGACGAGCTTCCGGAACTCATAAACGTCATCCGCGGTGAGATGAGCCTGGTCGGCCCGCGCCCACTGGTGATGCGCTACTTGCCCCGCTACACGCCGGAACAGGCCCGCCGACACCTTGCGCGGCCCGGCATCACCGGCCTGGCTCAGGTGCGCGGCCGCAACGCGCTCTCTTGGGAGGAGCGGTTCGCGCTCGACGTGGACTACGTGGACGAATGGTCCTTCTGGCTCGACCTTCGAATCCTAGTGTGGACCGTCGGGGCCGTAATCAAGCGCGAGGGCATCAGCACGGAGGGCCACGCAACCGCACCCGAGTTCATGGGCACCGAAGACAGCGCTGGCAAGGAGTGA
- a CDS encoding glycosyltransferase family 4 protein encodes MTRSSARTPETSETSGDARPTFVIVGAGIGDLVFFRGELVRRLVQAGYRVIAVSPDEDAALIGAIEGLGAEHYRANLSRTGTNPLQDAKSVRQMVRWFRSVEPAAVFAHGAKPIVVGITAAWLLGIRRRYAMLPGLGYAFVDDGSRSFRRSLVRFSQVLAYRILFARCRAVIFHNEDDMRHMRKLSVVSEQQAWVVPGSGVDLAMFSASEAPVDPVRFLFVGRLLRSKGVMELAEAARLLRLEYPNAEVHLAGAVDENPEPVDENVLREHEANGDVVLHGHVADVRPLLREASVFVLPSYREGLPRAALEALASGRTLVVTDVPGCREVVEEGRFGELVPARDAASLAKAMIGYAGDPERIVREGREARRAAEERFDVHLVNAIMLEALEVT; translated from the coding sequence TTGACGCGCTCGAGTGCCAGGACACCAGAAACCAGCGAGACGTCCGGCGACGCGCGCCCGACGTTCGTGATCGTGGGCGCCGGCATCGGCGACCTGGTCTTCTTCCGAGGTGAACTGGTGCGGCGGTTGGTGCAAGCCGGCTACCGCGTGATCGCCGTTTCACCAGACGAGGACGCGGCCTTGATCGGCGCCATCGAAGGGCTGGGCGCGGAACACTACCGCGCCAACCTCAGCCGAACCGGAACGAACCCGCTTCAAGACGCCAAGAGCGTCAGGCAGATGGTCAGGTGGTTCCGGAGCGTCGAGCCCGCGGCAGTCTTCGCTCACGGGGCCAAACCGATCGTCGTTGGAATCACGGCTGCCTGGCTACTTGGCATCAGAAGGCGCTACGCCATGCTTCCTGGCCTCGGGTATGCGTTCGTGGACGATGGTTCGAGGTCGTTCCGGCGCAGCCTCGTGCGTTTCAGCCAGGTGCTCGCGTACCGGATCCTCTTCGCCCGTTGCCGAGCCGTCATCTTCCACAACGAAGACGACATGCGCCACATGCGGAAGCTTTCTGTCGTGAGCGAGCAACAGGCGTGGGTGGTACCGGGCTCAGGTGTCGACCTGGCCATGTTCTCGGCCTCCGAAGCACCGGTCGATCCCGTGAGGTTCCTGTTCGTGGGCAGACTGCTCCGCTCCAAAGGAGTCATGGAACTCGCCGAGGCCGCGAGGCTATTGCGGTTGGAGTACCCGAATGCCGAGGTTCACTTGGCCGGCGCAGTGGACGAGAACCCGGAGCCGGTCGACGAGAACGTCCTGCGCGAGCATGAGGCGAACGGTGACGTGGTGCTTCATGGTCACGTGGCGGATGTACGTCCGCTACTACGTGAAGCGAGCGTCTTCGTCCTGCCGTCGTATCGGGAGGGCTTGCCGCGTGCCGCGCTGGAAGCCCTGGCGAGCGGCCGCACCTTGGTCGTCACGGACGTACCGGGCTGCCGCGAAGTGGTGGAGGAGGGGCGGTTCGGCGAGCTGGTTCCGGCTCGCGACGCCGCTTCGTTGGCCAAGGCCATGATCGGCTACGCCGGCGATCCGGAGCGCATCGTTCGCGAGGGTCGCGAAGCCAGGCGAGCTGCCGAGGAGCGCTTCGACGTCCACCTGGTCAACGCCATCATGCTCGAGGCGCTGGAAGTGACGTAG